A genome region from Oryctolagus cuniculus chromosome 20, mOryCun1.1, whole genome shotgun sequence includes the following:
- the INF2 gene encoding inverted formin-2 isoform X3: protein MSVKDGAQRKWAALKERLGPQDSDPTEANLENAGPELCIRLLQVPSVANYSGLRKRLESSDGVWMVQFLEQSGLDLLLEALARLSGRGVARIADALLQLTCVSCVRAVMNSPPGLQYILGNQAYVRQLCQALDTSNVMVKKQVFELLAALCIYSPAGHALALDALDHYKAVCSHQYRFSVIMSELSDSDNVPYVVTLLSVVNAVILGPEDLRTRAQLRSEFIGLQLLDVLTRLRDLEDEDLLIQLEAFEEAKAEDEEELLRVSGGVDMNSHQEVFARLFHKVSCSPASTQLLSMLQGLLHLEPSHRASQLLWEALEGLVNRAVLLASDAQESTLEELVERLLSTKGRPRPGPLSQAHKSVQANLSPPGSSPQAAAASTADLGTRQPAAAASCPHVVSTPSARDLMAPQPTAATPLPLPSLATVPPPPLPGQGATCPPVPPPPPPLPGQGATCPPVPPPPPPLPGQGATCPPVPPPPPPLPGQGATCPPVPPPPPPLPGQGATCPPVPPPPPPLPGQGATCPPVPPPPPPLPGQGAKYPPVPPPPPPLPVMGCPPPPPLPGTGGGPPPPPPLPGPPGADGVEEVIVSQVDHGLGSARVPSHRRVNPPTLRMKKLNWQKLPSSVARERNSMWAALSGPGSAALEPDFGSLERLFSFPADKPKEPAAAPARKEPKEVTFLDSRKSLNLNIFLKQFKCSNEEVVAMIRAGDTSRFDTEVLRQLLKLLPEKHEIENLRAFAEDRARLASADQFYLLLLDVPCYQLRVECMLLGEGTAIVLDMVRPKAQLVLDACESLLTSPHLPVFCRLILKIGNFLNYGSHTGDADGFKISTLLKLTETKSLQGRVTLLHHVLEEVEKTQPDLLQLPQDLELPSRAAGINLEILRSEASANLKKLLEAERKVSASLPEVQEQYAERLQASIAASRALEELFEAVERRRQELAEYLCEDPQQLSLEDTFSTMRAFRDLFLRALKENKARKEQLAKEEARKLRSGAGPPARRGPAQQEEVCVIDALLADIRKGFRLRKTHRGRGDQDPPDPPKTAEPAAPDPAPSRACSEPPDWDLVDALHPGPQPPEEGGPPAPEEGSPLPPEECGPLPPERRSSWYEDASDFLAGEDAPSPLPSTGAWPVTLGDDQALKPLEFSCEKPPGAESPRREQQDPAGLGGVQQVEADSTGEAPQHPAAHGHGCSHLGDEEDTAPESALDTSLDKSFSDSSGSGTLPRARGRAAKGSGRRRKQRPCRGQEAEVAPDGDSQTRRLCVLQ from the exons ATGTCGGTGAAGGACGGCGCCCAGCGCAAGTGGGCAGCGCTCAAGGAGCGCCTGGGGCCGCAGGACTCCGACCCGACGGAGGCCAACCTGGAGAACGCCGGCCCCGAGCTGTGCATCCGGCTGCTGCAGGTGCCCTCGGTGGCCAACTACTCGGGCCTGCGCAAGCGCCTGGAGAGCAGCGATGGCGTCTGGATGGTGCAGTTCCTGGAGCAGAGCGGCCTGGACCTGCTGCTGGAGGCGCTGGCGCGGCTGTCGGGCCGCGGCGTGGCGCGCATCGCGGACGCGCTGCTGCAGCTCACCTGCGTCAGCTGCGTGCGCGCCGTCATGAACTCCCCGCCCGGCCTGCAGTACATCCTCGGCAACCAGGCCTACGTGCGCCAGCTGTGCCAGG ccctGGACACCTCCAACGTGATGGTCAAGAAGCAGGTGTTCGAGCTGCTGGCCGCGCTCTGCATCTACTCGCCCGCGGGCCACGCGCTGGCCCTGGACGCCCTGGACCACTACAAG GCCGTGTGCAGCCACCAGTACCGCTTCAGCGTCATCATGAGCGAGCTGTCGGACAGTGACAACGTCCCGTACGTGGTGACGCTGCTCAGCGTGGTCAACGCCGTCATCCTGGGCCCCGAGGACCTCCGCACCCGCGCCCAGCTGCGCAGCGAGTTCATAG ggctgcagctgctggacgTCCTGACCCGGCTGCG ggaccTGGAGGACGAGGACCTGCTGATCCAGCTGGAGGCCTTCGAGGAGGCCAAGGCCGAGGATGAGGAGGAGCTGCTGCGCGTCTCGGGTGGCGTGGACATGAACAGCCACCAGGAGGTGTTCGCACGCCTGTTCCACAAG GTGAGCTGCTCCCCGGCGTCCACCCAGCTGCTGTCCATGCTGCAGGGCCTCCTGCACCTGGAGCCCTCGCACCGCGCCAGCCAGCTGCTCTGGGAGGCCCTGGAGGGCCTGGTGAACCGGGCGGTGCTCCTGGCCAGCGACG cccaggaAAGCACCTTGGAGGAGCTGGTGGAGAGGCTGCTGTCCACCAAGGGGAGGCCTCGGCCGGGTCCCCTGAGCCAGGCCCACAAGAGCGTCCAGGCGAACCTGAGCCCGCCGGGCAGCTCCCCCCAGGCCGCGGCTGCGTCCACGGCCGACCTGGGGACTCGGCAGCCAGCAGCGGCCGCCAGCTGCCCACATGTGGTCAGCACCCCGAGTGCCAGGGACCTGATGGCTCCACAGCCGACAGCCgcaacccccctccccctccccagcctcgccactgtgcccccaccccctctcccaggccagggggCCACGTGCCccccagtgccccctcccccaccccctctcccaggccagggggCCACGTGCCccccagtgccccctcccccaccccctctcccaggccagggggCCACGTGCCCCCCAGtgccgcctcccccaccccctctcccaggccagggggCCACGTGCCccccagtgccccctcccccaccccctctcccaggccagggggCCACGTGCCccccagtgccccctcccccaccccctctcccaggccagggggCCACGTGCCCCCCAGtgccgcctcccccaccccctctcccaggccagggggCCAAGTATCCCCCAGtgccgcctcccccaccccctctcccagtcATGggatgcccacccccacccccgctgcctgGTACAGGCgggggccccccacccccacccccactgcctggTCCCCCTGGAGCAGATGGGGTGGAGGAGGTCATCGTGTCCCAGGTGGACCACGGCCTGGGCtccgcccgggtccccagccacCGGCGCGTGAACCCCCCGACTCTGCGCATGAAGAAGCTGAATTGGCAGAAGCTGCCGTCCAGCGTGGCCCGAg AGCGCAACTCCATGTGGGCGGCCCTGAGCGGCCCGGGCAGCGCGGCCCTGGAGCCCGACTTCGGCAGCCTCGAGCGGCTCTTCTCCTTCCCCGCGGACAAGCCCAAGGAGCCGGCGGCCGCCCCGGCCAGGAAGGAGCCCAAGGAg GTCACTTTTCTGGACTCCAGGAAGAGCCTGAACCTCAACATCTTCCTGAAGCAGTTTAAGTG CTCCAACGAGGAGGTGGTGGCCATGATCCGTGCCGGAGACACCAGCAGGTTTGACACGGAGGTGCTCAGACAGCTCCTGAAGCTGCTCCCGGAGAAGCACGAG ATTGAGAATCTGCGGGCGTTCGCTGAGGACCGAGCCAGGCTGGCCAGCGCGGACCAGTTCTACCTGCTGCTGCTGGATGTCCCCTG CTACCAGCTGCGGGTGGAGTGCATGCTGCTGGGCGAGGGCACAGCCATCGTGCTGGACATGGTGCGGCCCAAGGCCCAGCTGGTGCTGGACGCCTGCGAGA GCCTGCTCACCAGCCCCCATCTGCCCGTCTTCTGCCGGCTGATCCTCAAGATCGGGAACTTCCTCAACTAC GGCAGCCACACGGGGGACGCGGACGGCTTCAAGATCAGCACGCTGCTGAAGCTCACGGAGACCAAGTCCCTGCAGGGCCGCGTCACGCTGCTGCACCACGTGCTGGAG GAAGTGGAAAAGACCCAGCCGGACCTCCTGCAGCTGCCACAGGACCTGgagctgccctcccgggccgcgGG GATCAACCTGGAGATCCTCCGCTCCGAGGCCAGCGccaacctgaagaagctcctggaggcCGAGCGGAAGGTGTCGGCCTCGCTGCCCGAGGTGCAGGAGCAGTACGCCGAGCGCCTGCAG gccagcATCGCGGCCTCCCGCGCGCTGGAGGAGCTGTTTGAGGCCGTGGAGCGGCGGCGGCAGGAGCTGGCCGAGTACCTGTGCGAAGACCCCCAGCAGCTGTCCCTGGAGGACACCTTCAGCACCATGAGAGCCTTCCGGGACCTCTTCCTGCGCGCCCTGAAG GAGAACAAGGCGCGCAAGGAGCAGCTGGCCAAGGAGGAGGCGCGGAAGCTGcggagcggggcggggccgccag CCAGGAGGGGGCCCGCGCAGCAGGAGGAGGTGTGCGTCATCGACGCCCTGCTGGCCGACATCAGGAAGGGCTTCCGGCTGCGGAAGACGCACCGTGGCCGCGGGGACCAGGACCCCCCAGACCCCCCAAAGACTGCAGAGCCCG ctgccCCCGACCCGGCACCCAGCCGCGCCTGCTCCGAGCCTCCAGACTGGGACCTGGTGGACGCCTTgcaccccggcccccagcccccagaggaGGGCGGCCCCCCAGCCCCGGAGGagggcagccccctgcccccagaggagtgcggccccctgcccccagagagGCGCTCCTCCTGGTATGAGGACGCCAGCGATTTCCTGGCCGGCGAGGACGCCCcgagccccctgccctccacgGGGGCCTGGCCAGTGACTCTGGGGGACGACCAGGCCCTCAAGCCCCTCGAGTTCTCCTGCGAGAAGCCCCCTGGAGCCGAGAGTCCCAGGCGGGAGCAGCAGGACCCTGCAGGCCTGGGTGGCGTCCAGCAGGTGGAGGCCGACAGCACGGGCGAGGCGCCCCAGCACCCAGCTGCTCACGGCCatggctgcagccacctgggggacGAGGAGGACACGGCCCCGGAGTCCGCGCTGGACACGTCCCTGGACAAGTCCTTCTCGGACTCCTCGGGGTCCGGCACCCTGCCCCGGGCGCGGGGCCGAGCTGCCAAGGGCTCGGGCCGGCGGAGGAAGCAGCGGCCCTGCAGGGGCCAGGAAG CAGAGGTCGCCCCCGATGGTGACAGCCAGACACGAAGGCTGTGTGTGCTGCAGTAA
- the INF2 gene encoding inverted formin-2 isoform X1: protein MSVKDGAQRKWAALKERLGPQDSDPTEANLENAGPELCIRLLQVPSVANYSGLRKRLESSDGVWMVQFLEQSGLDLLLEALARLSGRGVARIADALLQLTCVSCVRAVMNSPPGLQYILGNQAYVRQLCQALDTSNVMVKKQVFELLAALCIYSPAGHALALDALDHYKAVCSHQYRFSVIMSELSDSDNVPYVVTLLSVVNAVILGPEDLRTRAQLRSEFIGLQLLDVLTRLRDLEDEDLLIQLEAFEEAKAEDEEELLRVSGGVDMNSHQEVFARLFHKVSCSPASTQLLSMLQGLLHLEPSHRASQLLWEALEGLVNRAVLLASDAQESTLEELVERLLSTKGRPRPGPLSQAHKSVQANLSPPGSSPQAAAASTADLGTRQPAAAASCPHVVSTPSARDLMAPQPTAATPLPLPSLATVPPPPLPGQGATCPPVPPPPPPLPGQGATCPPVPPPPPPLPGQGATCPPVPPPPPPLPGQGATCPPVPPPPPPLPGQGATCPPVPPPPPPLPGQGATCPPVPPPPPPLPGQGAKYPPVPPPPPPLPVMGCPPPPPLPGTGGGPPPPPPLPGPPGADGVEEVIVSQVDHGLGSARVPSHRRVNPPTLRMKKLNWQKLPSSVARERNSMWAALSGPGSAALEPDFGSLERLFSFPADKPKEPAAAPARKEPKEVTFLDSRKSLNLNIFLKQFKCSNEEVVAMIRAGDTSRFDTEVLRQLLKLLPEKHEIENLRAFAEDRARLASADQFYLLLLDVPCYQLRVECMLLGEGTAIVLDMVRPKAQLVLDACESLLTSPHLPVFCRLILKIGNFLNYGSHTGDADGFKISTLLKLTETKSLQGRVTLLHHVLEEVEKTQPDLLQLPQDLELPSRAAGINLEILRSEASANLKKLLEAERKVSASLPEVQEQYAERLQASIAASRALEELFEAVERRRQELAEYLCEDPQQLSLEDTFSTMRAFRDLFLRALKENKARKEQLAKEEARKLRSGAGPPARRGPAQQEEVCVIDALLADIRKGFRLRKTHRGRGDQDPPDPPKTAEPAAAPDPAPSRACSEPPDWDLVDALHPGPQPPEEGGPPAPEEGSPLPPEECGPLPPERRSSWYEDASDFLAGEDAPSPLPSTGAWPVTLGDDQALKPLEFSCEKPPGAESPRREQQDPAGLGGVQQVEADSTGEAPQHPAAHGHGCSHLGDEEDTAPESALDTSLDKSFSDSSGSGTLPRARGRAAKGSGRRRKQRPCRGQEAEVAPDGDSQTRRLCVLQ, encoded by the exons ATGTCGGTGAAGGACGGCGCCCAGCGCAAGTGGGCAGCGCTCAAGGAGCGCCTGGGGCCGCAGGACTCCGACCCGACGGAGGCCAACCTGGAGAACGCCGGCCCCGAGCTGTGCATCCGGCTGCTGCAGGTGCCCTCGGTGGCCAACTACTCGGGCCTGCGCAAGCGCCTGGAGAGCAGCGATGGCGTCTGGATGGTGCAGTTCCTGGAGCAGAGCGGCCTGGACCTGCTGCTGGAGGCGCTGGCGCGGCTGTCGGGCCGCGGCGTGGCGCGCATCGCGGACGCGCTGCTGCAGCTCACCTGCGTCAGCTGCGTGCGCGCCGTCATGAACTCCCCGCCCGGCCTGCAGTACATCCTCGGCAACCAGGCCTACGTGCGCCAGCTGTGCCAGG ccctGGACACCTCCAACGTGATGGTCAAGAAGCAGGTGTTCGAGCTGCTGGCCGCGCTCTGCATCTACTCGCCCGCGGGCCACGCGCTGGCCCTGGACGCCCTGGACCACTACAAG GCCGTGTGCAGCCACCAGTACCGCTTCAGCGTCATCATGAGCGAGCTGTCGGACAGTGACAACGTCCCGTACGTGGTGACGCTGCTCAGCGTGGTCAACGCCGTCATCCTGGGCCCCGAGGACCTCCGCACCCGCGCCCAGCTGCGCAGCGAGTTCATAG ggctgcagctgctggacgTCCTGACCCGGCTGCG ggaccTGGAGGACGAGGACCTGCTGATCCAGCTGGAGGCCTTCGAGGAGGCCAAGGCCGAGGATGAGGAGGAGCTGCTGCGCGTCTCGGGTGGCGTGGACATGAACAGCCACCAGGAGGTGTTCGCACGCCTGTTCCACAAG GTGAGCTGCTCCCCGGCGTCCACCCAGCTGCTGTCCATGCTGCAGGGCCTCCTGCACCTGGAGCCCTCGCACCGCGCCAGCCAGCTGCTCTGGGAGGCCCTGGAGGGCCTGGTGAACCGGGCGGTGCTCCTGGCCAGCGACG cccaggaAAGCACCTTGGAGGAGCTGGTGGAGAGGCTGCTGTCCACCAAGGGGAGGCCTCGGCCGGGTCCCCTGAGCCAGGCCCACAAGAGCGTCCAGGCGAACCTGAGCCCGCCGGGCAGCTCCCCCCAGGCCGCGGCTGCGTCCACGGCCGACCTGGGGACTCGGCAGCCAGCAGCGGCCGCCAGCTGCCCACATGTGGTCAGCACCCCGAGTGCCAGGGACCTGATGGCTCCACAGCCGACAGCCgcaacccccctccccctccccagcctcgccactgtgcccccaccccctctcccaggccagggggCCACGTGCCccccagtgccccctcccccaccccctctcccaggccagggggCCACGTGCCccccagtgccccctcccccaccccctctcccaggccagggggCCACGTGCCCCCCAGtgccgcctcccccaccccctctcccaggccagggggCCACGTGCCccccagtgccccctcccccaccccctctcccaggccagggggCCACGTGCCccccagtgccccctcccccaccccctctcccaggccagggggCCACGTGCCCCCCAGtgccgcctcccccaccccctctcccaggccagggggCCAAGTATCCCCCAGtgccgcctcccccaccccctctcccagtcATGggatgcccacccccacccccgctgcctgGTACAGGCgggggccccccacccccacccccactgcctggTCCCCCTGGAGCAGATGGGGTGGAGGAGGTCATCGTGTCCCAGGTGGACCACGGCCTGGGCtccgcccgggtccccagccacCGGCGCGTGAACCCCCCGACTCTGCGCATGAAGAAGCTGAATTGGCAGAAGCTGCCGTCCAGCGTGGCCCGAg AGCGCAACTCCATGTGGGCGGCCCTGAGCGGCCCGGGCAGCGCGGCCCTGGAGCCCGACTTCGGCAGCCTCGAGCGGCTCTTCTCCTTCCCCGCGGACAAGCCCAAGGAGCCGGCGGCCGCCCCGGCCAGGAAGGAGCCCAAGGAg GTCACTTTTCTGGACTCCAGGAAGAGCCTGAACCTCAACATCTTCCTGAAGCAGTTTAAGTG CTCCAACGAGGAGGTGGTGGCCATGATCCGTGCCGGAGACACCAGCAGGTTTGACACGGAGGTGCTCAGACAGCTCCTGAAGCTGCTCCCGGAGAAGCACGAG ATTGAGAATCTGCGGGCGTTCGCTGAGGACCGAGCCAGGCTGGCCAGCGCGGACCAGTTCTACCTGCTGCTGCTGGATGTCCCCTG CTACCAGCTGCGGGTGGAGTGCATGCTGCTGGGCGAGGGCACAGCCATCGTGCTGGACATGGTGCGGCCCAAGGCCCAGCTGGTGCTGGACGCCTGCGAGA GCCTGCTCACCAGCCCCCATCTGCCCGTCTTCTGCCGGCTGATCCTCAAGATCGGGAACTTCCTCAACTAC GGCAGCCACACGGGGGACGCGGACGGCTTCAAGATCAGCACGCTGCTGAAGCTCACGGAGACCAAGTCCCTGCAGGGCCGCGTCACGCTGCTGCACCACGTGCTGGAG GAAGTGGAAAAGACCCAGCCGGACCTCCTGCAGCTGCCACAGGACCTGgagctgccctcccgggccgcgGG GATCAACCTGGAGATCCTCCGCTCCGAGGCCAGCGccaacctgaagaagctcctggaggcCGAGCGGAAGGTGTCGGCCTCGCTGCCCGAGGTGCAGGAGCAGTACGCCGAGCGCCTGCAG gccagcATCGCGGCCTCCCGCGCGCTGGAGGAGCTGTTTGAGGCCGTGGAGCGGCGGCGGCAGGAGCTGGCCGAGTACCTGTGCGAAGACCCCCAGCAGCTGTCCCTGGAGGACACCTTCAGCACCATGAGAGCCTTCCGGGACCTCTTCCTGCGCGCCCTGAAG GAGAACAAGGCGCGCAAGGAGCAGCTGGCCAAGGAGGAGGCGCGGAAGCTGcggagcggggcggggccgccag CCAGGAGGGGGCCCGCGCAGCAGGAGGAGGTGTGCGTCATCGACGCCCTGCTGGCCGACATCAGGAAGGGCTTCCGGCTGCGGAAGACGCACCGTGGCCGCGGGGACCAGGACCCCCCAGACCCCCCAAAGACTGCAGAGCCCG cagctgccCCCGACCCGGCACCCAGCCGCGCCTGCTCCGAGCCTCCAGACTGGGACCTGGTGGACGCCTTgcaccccggcccccagcccccagaggaGGGCGGCCCCCCAGCCCCGGAGGagggcagccccctgcccccagaggagtgcggccccctgcccccagagagGCGCTCCTCCTGGTATGAGGACGCCAGCGATTTCCTGGCCGGCGAGGACGCCCcgagccccctgccctccacgGGGGCCTGGCCAGTGACTCTGGGGGACGACCAGGCCCTCAAGCCCCTCGAGTTCTCCTGCGAGAAGCCCCCTGGAGCCGAGAGTCCCAGGCGGGAGCAGCAGGACCCTGCAGGCCTGGGTGGCGTCCAGCAGGTGGAGGCCGACAGCACGGGCGAGGCGCCCCAGCACCCAGCTGCTCACGGCCatggctgcagccacctgggggacGAGGAGGACACGGCCCCGGAGTCCGCGCTGGACACGTCCCTGGACAAGTCCTTCTCGGACTCCTCGGGGTCCGGCACCCTGCCCCGGGCGCGGGGCCGAGCTGCCAAGGGCTCGGGCCGGCGGAGGAAGCAGCGGCCCTGCAGGGGCCAGGAAG CAGAGGTCGCCCCCGATGGTGACAGCCAGACACGAAGGCTGTGTGTGCTGCAGTAA